The following proteins are encoded in a genomic region of Thunnus maccoyii chromosome 8, fThuMac1.1, whole genome shotgun sequence:
- the cd40lg gene encoding CD40 ligand translates to MINTYQTSLAAPPVPPRLNRSIPVLMPGPLPSRGHSKSLIRFLVGVVLLHLLLSVGGFIYLYHTSKKEKPASAEGKAALLLSEKQETSYKALARMIVKHTAQDPTSGYLQWDTKHSVLRNINYYRNSWLTILEPGDYFVFSRVTFSKGNSKLPLASMVKLRKNEAGDEKTVMRAYCSLESYNRSASNPQLCTATQGEVITLEKGNQLSVWVQDLSLVDYNEEATAFGMYKV, encoded by the exons ATGATCAACACTTACCAGACCAGCCTGGCTGCACCGCCAGTGCCTCCACGCCTCAACAGGTCCATCCCGGTCCTCATGCCAGGTCCACTTCCATCACGAGGCCACAGCAAGTCACTCATCCGGTTTTTGGTTGGTGTAGTATTGCTGCATTTATTGCTGTCTGTCGGAGGATTCATCTACCTGTACCACACCAGCAAAAAG GAAAAACCTGCCTCAGCTGAAGGAAAAG CTGCCCTTCTCTTATCAGAAAAGCAGGAAACTTCCTACAAAGCCTTGGCACGCATGATAGTTAAGCACACAGCACAGGACCCTACAT CGGGTTATCTCCAGTGGGACACAAAGCACTCAGTTCTCAGGAACATCAATTACTACCGCAACAGTTGGTTGACTATTCTGGAGCCCGGTGACTACTTCGTCTTCTCCAGGGTGACCTTCTCAAAGGGCAACTCCAAGCTCCCACTGGCCAGCATGGTCAAGCTGAGGAAAAATGAGGCAGGAGACGAGAAGACTGTGATGCGGGCCTACTGCAGCCTGGAGAGCTACAACAGGTCTGCATCCAATCCTCAGCTGTGCACAGCCACGCAGGGAGAGGTGATCACACTGGAGAAGGGAAACCAGCTCAGTGTCTGGGTACAAGACCTTTCATTGGTGGACTACAATGAAGAAGCCACAGCCTTTGGGATGTACAAAGTGTAG
- the tmtops3a gene encoding teleost multiple tissue opsin 3a — MCVQLLFNRLSPLTAMVVHIRGYNFSTTDSSLFSSSLSTDATLRDSTAPQTPGGLSRTGHTVVAVCLGFILVAGILTNFLALLIFAKFRTLWTPINLILLNISLSDILVCVFGTPFSFAASLHGRWLIGEYGCKWYGFANSLFGIVSLVSLSILSYERYTTVLRSSQVDISDFRKAWLCVGGSWFYSLLWTLPPFLGWGSYGPEGPGTTCSVQWHLRSPTSVSYVLCLFIFCLLLPLLLMVYSYGRILVAIRRVGKINLLTAQRREQHILVMVLSMVSCYMLCWMPYGIMALMATFGKLGLVTPMASVVPSILAKFSTVVNPVIYMFFNNQFYRCFVAFMKCKEEPQSVQGEEHPNPRTRLSGFFPVHRQASLSSSQPHIPSRSRNAVLCSRHNDRHTFVVHYNP, encoded by the exons ATGTGTGTCCAGCTCCTCTTCAACCGCCTCTCTCCACTCACTGCTATGGTCGTCCACATACGCGGTTACAatttcagcaccacagacagctCTCTCTTCAGCTCCAGCCTCAGCACCGACGCTACCCTGCGGGACTCCACGGCGCCCCAGACCCCCGGCGGGCTGAGCCGGACCGGCCACACGGTGGTGGCAGTATGCCTCGGTTTCATTCTAGTGGCAGGCATCCTCACCAACTTCCTCGCTCTGCTCATCTTCGCCAAGTTTCGCACCCTCTGGACGCCCATCAATCTCATCCTGTTGAATATCAGCCTGAGCGACATCCTCGTGTGTGTTTTCGGGACTCCCTTCAGCTTCGCGGCGAGTTTGCACGGAAGATGGCTCATAGGAGAGTACGGCTGCAAGTGGTACGGGTTCGCCAATTCCCTCTTTG GGATTGTGTCTCTGGTGTCCTTGTCCATTCTCTCCTATGAGCGCTACACCACTGTGCTGCGTTCCTCCCAGGTTGACATTTCAGACTTCAGGAAGGCCTGGCTGTGTGTCGGAGGCTCCTGGTTCTACTCTCTCCTCTGGACTTTGCCCCCCTTCCTGGGCTGGGGCAGCTACGGGCCTGAGGGTCCTGGTACCACGTGCTCCGTCCAGTGGCACCTACGTTCGCCCACCAGTGTCTCATACGTGTTGTGTCTGTTCAtcttctgtctgctgctgcccCTTCTACTCATGGTCTACTCTTATGGCCGAATCCTGGTTGCAATCAGGAGG GTGGGTAAGATCAACCTGCTGACAGCTCAGCGCAGAGAGCAGCACATTTTGGTGATGGTGTTATCCATGGTGTCCTGCTACATGCTGTGCTGGATGCCCTATGGTATCATGGCCCTGATGGCCACCTTTGGGAAGTTGGGACTGGTCACCCCCATGGCCAGTGTGGTGCCCTCCATTCTGGCCAAGTTCAGCACTGTTGTCAACCCCGTCATCTACATGTTCTTCAACAACCAG ttttatagATGCTTTGTGGCCTTCATGAAGTGCAAAGAGGAACCTCAGTCTGTTCAAGGAGAGGAGCACCCGAACCCAAGGACACGGTTATCTGGCTTCTTCCCTGTCCATAGACAAGCCTCCCTCAGCTCTTCACAACCTCACATCCCCAGCAGGTCCAGAAACGCTGTTCTCTGCAGCCGGCACAATGACCGCCACACCTTTGTTGTTCACTACAATCCATAA
- the LOC121901449 gene encoding adhesion G-protein coupled receptor G2-like → MGANMNFQGDSVNLTAPSLALSMINVDTDEFSGLTFGVSFSSSNLVPKDPLTTTAIHSSWILNSYIVSASINDSYVNNLKDPVVVTHRHKNPKQPGDRVQCMFWDFQNNGGQGGWNSTGCETQSISPDQTICFCDHLTHFAVLLDVSRAPVSEADNQILTLISYLGCGISSIFLGITLLTYLAFEQLRRDHPSKILINLSAALLGMSMLFLLDSWLSSFFNYGLCIATAATLHYFLLASFTWMGLEAVHMYLALVKVFNIYIPSYILKFCVAGWGIPLVIVSLVLAIDKDAYGNAVRKESAVVLQSTDPFCWLQNDVFFYVTVVAFVLLILLCNVSVFIVVLIQIRQMRANKPSANSRSTLNDLRAVASLTVLLGLTWSMGFFSFGPARVVLMYLFSIFNTLQGFFVFLFHCLMKENVREQWRIHWCCGCFRLNDYSDWSRSVSVGGHCKKNNLVNSDSVASDNTSTIRKVSDSSTGSGPKHHQGA, encoded by the exons ATGGGGGCCAATATGAATTTCCAAGGTGATTCTGTAAATTTGACAGCACCCTCACTGGCCCTGTCCATGATCAATGTGGACACAGATGAATTCAGTGGCCTCACATTTGGTGTGTCTTTCAGTTCTTCAAACCTGGTCCCAAAG GATCCGCTCACAACCACTGCAATACACAGCAGCTGGATATTGAACTCTTATATAGTATCTGCCAGCATCAATGATAGCTATGTCAACAACCTGAAGGATCCGGTGGTGGTGactcacagacataaaaacccCAAACAG CCAGGTGACAGGGTGCAGTGTATGTTTTGGGATTTTCAGAACAATG gtgggCAGGGTGGTTGGAACAGCACAGGTTGTGAAACCCAGAGTATTTCTCCTGATCAGACCATCTGTTTCTGTGATCACCTCACACACTTCGCTGTGCTCCTG GATGTGTCCAGAGCCCCTGTCAGTGAGGCTGACAATCAGATTCTGACATTGATCTCCTATCTTGGTTGTGGTATATCCTCCATCTTTTTAGGCATCACTCTTCTCACTTACCTGGCTTTTGA ACAGCTGCGGAGGGACCACCCATCTAAAATACTTATCAACCTGTCAGCCGCTCTGCTGGGGATGAGCATGCTATTCCTCCTGGACTCCTGGCTCTCATCCTTTTTCAATTACGGTCTGTGCATCGCCACTGCAGCAACACTCCACTACTTCCTGCTGGCCTCTTTCACCTGGATGGGCCTGGAGGCTGTGCACATGTACCTTGCCCTAGTCAAGGTCTTCAACATCTACATCCCCTCATATATCCTCAAGTTCTGTGTTGCAGGATGGG GTATTCCTCTGGTCATAGTCAGCCTGGTGCTGGCCATAGATAAAGATGCCTACGGCAACGCTGTGCGTAAAGAGTCTGCAGTGGTGCTTCAGTCCACTGACCCATT ctgctggctgcagaaTGACGTCTTCTTCTACGTGACGGTGGTGGCATTTGTTCTTCTGATACTGTTATGCAACGTCTCTGTGTTCATTGTGGTTCTGATCCAGATCAGACAGATGCGGGCCAATAAGCCATCAGCAAACAGCCGCAGCACTCTGAATGACTTGAGGGCAGTGGCCAGTCTCACTGTCCTGTTAGGCCTAACGTGGTCAATGggctttttttcatttgggCCAGCCAGAGTTGTCCTGATGTACCTGTTCTCCATCTTCAACACATTGCAGG ggttctttgtttttttgttccactgtctgatgaAGGAGAACGTGAGGGAACAATGGAGAATCCACTGGTGCTGTGGATGTTTCAGACTTAATGACTACTCAG ACTGGAGCCGCTCTGTGAGTGTGGGTGGCCACTGCAAAAAGAACAATCTTGTTAACTCTGACTCAGTTGCTTCTGACAACACCTCTACAATCAGGAAGGTCTCTGACTCCTCTACAGGATCAGGACCAAAGCACCACCAGGGGGCATGA